In one Hymenobacter sp. DG25B genomic region, the following are encoded:
- a CDS encoding DUF2256 domain-containing protein codes for MPKARSKSDLPTKICVTCGRPFAWRKKWQASWEAVKYCGEKCQRNRLKPPADSAGSGLPKRQ; via the coding sequence ATGCCCAAAGCCCGCAGTAAAAGCGACCTGCCCACTAAAATATGTGTAACCTGTGGCCGGCCCTTTGCCTGGCGCAAGAAGTGGCAGGCTAGCTGGGAAGCGGTAAAATACTGCGGGGAGAAGTGCCAGCGCAATCGTCTCAAACCGCCAGCAGATAGTGCCGGCAGCGGCCTGCCCAAGCGCCAGTAG